A genomic segment from Gemmatimonas sp. encodes:
- a CDS encoding alpha/beta fold hydrolase: MVNDIPAGIRIIRGANRTLGRVAPSLASRLSRRIFSTPRKFTPREWEVPFEALARRERLPSGLSVLRAGEGPLVALIHGWEGRATQFAVLAPALLARGFSVVAIDAPGHGHSRGRQSDPYRFAEALIDVSAHIGSLYGAVGHSMGGGSIALALSSGLSLSRAALIASPSSLHDVIHRFSAAMHLPPKATEHFVRDARRRIMARGYRTDDIEGALRAVTVPALVVHALDDKEVPFSDAERIAGFWPRSTLLPVEHVGHRRILRDPITIAAIAKFFSAGVANEN, from the coding sequence ATGGTCAACGACATCCCCGCCGGCATCCGCATCATTCGCGGGGCAAACCGCACCCTCGGCCGGGTCGCGCCATCGCTGGCGTCGCGTTTGAGTCGCCGGATTTTTTCCACGCCGCGCAAGTTCACGCCCCGCGAGTGGGAAGTACCCTTCGAAGCGTTGGCGCGACGCGAACGCCTGCCCAGTGGCCTGTCGGTGCTTCGGGCGGGTGAGGGCCCGCTGGTGGCACTGATTCACGGCTGGGAGGGACGCGCCACGCAGTTTGCGGTGCTGGCCCCTGCTCTGCTGGCACGAGGATTCAGCGTGGTCGCCATTGACGCGCCAGGGCACGGGCATTCACGGGGACGGCAGTCCGACCCCTATCGCTTCGCCGAAGCGTTGATCGACGTCAGCGCACACATCGGATCGCTGTACGGCGCGGTGGGGCACTCCATGGGTGGCGGGAGTATCGCGCTGGCGCTCTCGTCGGGACTTTCATTGTCGCGAGCGGCGCTCATCGCCAGCCCGTCGTCGCTGCACGACGTAATCCACCGGTTCTCCGCGGCCATGCATCTGCCGCCGAAGGCGACGGAGCACTTCGTGCGTGACGCGCGGCGCCGCATCATGGCGCGCGGCTATCGCACCGACGATATCGAAGGCGCACTGCGCGCGGTCACGGTCCCGGCGCTGGTGGTCCATGCCCTCGACGACAAGGAAGTGCCCTTTAGCGACGCAGAGCGGATCGCGGGATTCTGGCCGCGCTCTACGCTGCTACCAGTGGAGCACGTCGGGCATCGAAGGATTCTGCGCGACCCGATCACGATTGCGGCGATCGCGAAGTTCTTCTCCGCTGGTGTCGCTAACGAAAACTGA
- a CDS encoding MOSC N-terminal beta barrel domain-containing protein encodes MSEHTAMAATVRVAALFVHPLKSAAGIRVQELTLDERGAVGDRRWILADHNGDMITARETHRLVLIRPSFLTHDRNGGIRLTAPGLPALDVPIESVDRGAPVQNVRVWDDEVVAHDVGDIAGAWCSAAAGRTCRLLRLADVDRRPLAPRFAGTIDAHARYVAMSDGAPLLLLGMASIEALNARLLDSGHAAVMDLRRFRANVLVTGTRPHDEDTWRDIRIGEVSLSVGSGCTRCVLTTVDPDTAERGHEPLRAFAQYRRADGGVIFGMNTTHRSAGVIRVGDELQVLSFR; translated from the coding sequence GTGAGCGAACACACCGCCATGGCCGCCACCGTGCGGGTCGCTGCGCTCTTCGTCCATCCGCTCAAGTCCGCGGCAGGCATTCGCGTGCAGGAGCTCACGCTGGACGAACGCGGCGCGGTTGGAGACCGCCGATGGATCTTGGCCGACCACAACGGCGACATGATCACCGCGCGAGAGACGCACCGCCTCGTGCTGATTCGCCCGTCGTTCCTCACGCACGACCGCAACGGAGGCATCCGGCTCACGGCACCTGGCTTGCCAGCGCTCGATGTGCCCATCGAGTCGGTAGATCGCGGTGCGCCTGTCCAGAACGTGCGCGTGTGGGATGACGAGGTCGTCGCGCACGACGTGGGGGACATCGCCGGCGCGTGGTGCTCTGCCGCCGCGGGACGCACCTGTCGGCTGCTGCGACTGGCCGATGTCGATCGACGACCGCTTGCACCGCGCTTCGCGGGAACGATCGACGCGCACGCGCGCTACGTCGCGATGTCGGACGGTGCGCCCTTGTTGTTGCTCGGCATGGCCAGCATCGAAGCCCTGAATGCGCGTTTGCTCGACAGCGGCCACGCTGCGGTCATGGACCTGCGTCGGTTCCGCGCGAATGTGCTCGTGACCGGCACACGTCCACATGACGAAGATACGTGGCGCGATATTCGGATTGGTGAAGTGTCGCTCAGCGTGGGGTCCGGCTGCACGCGCTGTGTGCTCACCACGGTCGATCCCGATACGGCCGAACGCGGTCACGAGCCCCTGCGTGCCTTCGCGCAGTATCGTCGCGCCGACGGTGGCGTGATCTTCGGGATGAACACTACGCACCGCTCAGCCGGCGTGATCCGGGTTGGCGACGAGCTGCAGGTCCTCAGTTTTCGTTAG
- a CDS encoding amino acid permease, whose amino-acid sequence MDIHAPQPVGYAARLGLFSGTMLVVGGIIGSGIFLSPSVVAQRVGTAPLTLAAWGIGAVVAIIGGFVYAELGARRPQAGGTYVYLREAFGTLPAFLYGWALFLIMATGAIAAVAMTGASYLATLLGWSPEHARAIAIALIVVLTLLNVLGVNIGATTGNVLTVLKLSAIAILVVAALVMSPANALPIPTIAAAPLVPPQGITATVVAMGAALVPVLFSFGGWQQTNAVAEELRDPARTLPRALILGVLIVAATYLLVNVAYLRALGVEGLAASTAPAADTMFVYLGPAGRTLITCGIVASTIGFLGMVILMSARVYQAMAADGLFFQSMAALHPVTRTPVVALVAQGAVALVLLLTGTYGQLLDYVVFADWIFFGATAATLFVLRRRDAHRDGPALAQAPGHPVTTLIFIAAAVYVVIGSIISNPGNAARGAGLLALGVPVYLYWNGRRAASRPPATL is encoded by the coding sequence ATGGATATACACGCGCCCCAGCCGGTTGGTTACGCCGCCCGCCTCGGCCTCTTCTCCGGCACGATGCTGGTCGTGGGCGGCATCATCGGCTCCGGCATCTTCCTGTCTCCATCGGTAGTGGCACAGCGGGTCGGCACCGCGCCGCTCACGCTGGCCGCTTGGGGCATCGGTGCCGTCGTGGCCATCATCGGCGGCTTCGTGTACGCCGAGCTGGGCGCCCGACGCCCGCAGGCAGGAGGCACCTACGTCTATCTGCGCGAGGCATTCGGCACGCTGCCGGCGTTTCTTTACGGCTGGGCGCTGTTCCTGATCATGGCAACCGGGGCCATCGCGGCCGTGGCCATGACCGGCGCCAGCTATCTGGCCACCTTGCTGGGGTGGTCACCGGAACACGCGCGGGCCATTGCCATCGCCCTGATCGTCGTGCTGACGCTGTTGAACGTGTTGGGCGTGAATATCGGCGCCACCACGGGGAACGTGCTGACGGTACTCAAACTGTCGGCCATCGCGATCCTGGTGGTCGCGGCGCTGGTCATGTCGCCGGCGAACGCATTGCCAATACCGACCATTGCCGCTGCACCGCTGGTCCCGCCGCAAGGCATCACCGCCACCGTGGTGGCGATGGGCGCCGCGCTCGTTCCGGTGCTCTTCTCGTTCGGCGGATGGCAGCAGACCAATGCCGTGGCCGAAGAGTTGCGCGATCCCGCGCGTACGTTGCCCCGAGCCTTGATTCTAGGCGTGCTGATCGTGGCCGCAACGTATCTGCTGGTGAACGTCGCCTATCTGCGTGCCCTTGGCGTCGAGGGACTTGCCGCCAGCACCGCGCCGGCCGCCGACACCATGTTCGTGTACCTCGGCCCGGCCGGGCGCACCCTGATCACTTGCGGCATCGTGGCTTCAACCATCGGCTTTCTGGGTATGGTGATCCTCATGTCGGCCCGCGTGTATCAGGCGATGGCCGCTGACGGACTGTTCTTTCAGAGCATGGCGGCGCTCCATCCCGTCACGCGCACGCCGGTGGTGGCGCTGGTGGCACAAGGTGCCGTCGCGCTGGTGCTGCTGCTGACGGGCACGTACGGCCAACTGCTGGACTACGTGGTGTTCGCGGACTGGATCTTCTTTGGCGCCACGGCTGCCACGTTGTTCGTGTTGCGGCGGCGTGACGCGCATCGTGACGGACCCGCGTTGGCGCAGGCGCCGGGACATCCCGTCACGACGTTGATCTTCATCGCGGCCGCCGTCTACGTTGTCATCGGCTCGATCATCTCGAACCCGGGCAATGCCGCGCGCGGCGCGGGTCTGCTCGCGCTCGGCGTGCCGGTCTACCTGTACTGGAACGGGCGCCGCGCCGCGTCACGGCCACCCGCTACGCTGTGA
- a CDS encoding pitrilysin family protein gives MTLRYRVGSLTAACLLALGSSVGVATAQKAPSIPYEKFTLPNGLEVILHVDRSVPIVAVENFYKVGSGDEKRGRTGFAHLFEHVMFMGSQNVPVGKFDEWLEAAGANNNGSTNFDRTNYYETGPSNALPLMLWLDADRMGWLLPTMDKVKLDLQRDVVKNERRQSYDNVPYGRAYETILPVMFPSNHPYSWPVIGSLADLSAASVTDVSDFFRQYYAPNNATITIAGDFNADSAKIWVRKYFGNIPRNAEIARPVVPAVALTKDTVMMMEDRVQLPRAYYVWHSVKAFSPDDAALDALTDIIAGGKSSRLYRTLVYEKQIAQDVSMGNSSSKLDGMIMLTATAKPGVHPRELDAEIAKVIADVAERGVTERELVRVKNGMRASTIDRLSSVLGKATQLSYYNYFAGTPDYMAKDLERYESLTLADVQRVAKQYVAGQPKIVLTVVPEGKKELALTAGDLR, from the coding sequence ATGACACTTCGGTATCGCGTCGGCTCCCTCACAGCGGCCTGTCTGCTGGCGCTGGGGAGCTCCGTCGGCGTCGCCACGGCCCAAAAAGCGCCGTCGATTCCCTACGAAAAATTCACGCTTCCCAATGGCCTCGAGGTGATCTTGCATGTGGATCGCTCGGTGCCCATCGTGGCCGTGGAGAATTTCTACAAGGTGGGATCGGGTGACGAAAAGCGCGGCCGCACCGGCTTTGCGCACTTGTTCGAGCACGTGATGTTCATGGGTTCGCAGAACGTCCCCGTGGGCAAGTTCGACGAATGGCTCGAAGCGGCCGGCGCGAACAACAACGGCTCCACCAACTTCGATCGCACCAATTACTACGAAACCGGTCCGTCGAACGCCCTGCCCCTCATGCTCTGGCTCGACGCCGATCGCATGGGTTGGCTGCTGCCGACCATGGACAAGGTGAAGCTCGACCTGCAGCGCGACGTGGTGAAGAACGAACGGCGACAGAGCTACGACAATGTGCCGTATGGACGCGCCTACGAGACGATTCTGCCGGTGATGTTCCCGTCGAATCATCCGTACTCGTGGCCGGTGATCGGTTCGCTGGCCGACCTGAGCGCCGCCTCGGTCACCGACGTGAGTGACTTCTTCCGCCAGTACTACGCGCCCAACAACGCCACGATCACGATCGCCGGCGACTTCAACGCCGACTCGGCGAAGATTTGGGTGCGCAAGTACTTCGGGAACATCCCGCGCAACGCGGAGATTGCGCGACCGGTGGTGCCCGCCGTGGCCCTGACGAAGGACACGGTGATGATGATGGAAGACCGCGTGCAGTTGCCGCGTGCGTACTACGTGTGGCACAGCGTGAAGGCCTTCAGCCCCGACGATGCCGCGCTCGATGCGCTCACGGACATCATTGCCGGTGGCAAGAGCTCGCGCCTGTACCGCACGCTGGTATACGAGAAGCAGATCGCCCAGGACGTCAGCATGGGCAACAGCTCGAGCAAGCTCGATGGCATGATCATGTTGACGGCTACCGCCAAGCCGGGCGTGCATCCACGCGAGCTCGACGCGGAGATCGCCAAGGTGATCGCCGATGTCGCAGAACGCGGCGTGACCGAACGGGAGTTGGTTCGCGTGAAGAACGGTATGCGCGCCAGCACCATCGACCGCTTGTCGAGCGTCCTCGGCAAGGCGACGCAGCTCAGCTACTACAACTATTTCGCGGGCACGCCCGACTACATGGCCAAGGACCTCGAGCGTTATGAATCGCTCACACTCGCCGACGTCCAGCGCGTGGCGAAGCAGTACGTGGCCGGCCAGCCGAAGATCGTGCTCACCGTCGTGCCGGAAGGCAAGAAGGAACTCGCGTTGACCGCAGGAGACCTCCGCTGA
- a CDS encoding pitrilysin family protein gives MRRTLMVLASLASAPVILSAQAVVVQPASTTPPKLTAPKPLTLPTIAERVLPNGLKLVIVEQHEIPVVDVSLVIRTGAEADPRGKAGLATLTANLLDEGAGTRDALGLAEQIGFLAIGLRTGAGFEQSTVAMHSTKATLDSAISLMADVALRPTFAEKEFLRLKSERTTGLLQEQDRGPAMADRAFAALVYGEAHPYGQNAIGTKESTESLSRDDVQTFWKTWYRPNNATLVIVGDLSVAEAEALARRAFGSWARGTLPALAAKPAPASAGGKATTIYIVDKPKAAQSSFRLGGLGVARSTPDYYPLMVVNTALGGSFTSRLNNTLREKKGYTYGAGSSFTMRKEAGPFRANAEVVSAKTDSALIEFMRELKAIRDPLPADELAKAKRYLQLGYAENFESTGDIAAQLSQLIPYGLPLTTLGAFNAGIGSVTVQSAQRVANKYLDPAKLTIVIAGDRATIEPTLKATGIAPVEVRDSRGRPVITP, from the coding sequence ATGCGCCGCACCTTGATGGTTCTCGCCTCGCTGGCGTCCGCGCCGGTGATACTGTCCGCACAGGCCGTAGTGGTGCAGCCGGCATCGACCACACCGCCCAAGCTGACCGCGCCGAAACCGCTTACGCTGCCAACGATTGCCGAGCGCGTGCTGCCCAACGGTCTCAAGCTGGTGATCGTCGAGCAGCACGAGATCCCGGTGGTAGACGTGTCACTGGTGATTCGAACCGGCGCCGAGGCCGACCCCAGGGGCAAGGCCGGTCTGGCCACGCTCACCGCGAACCTGCTCGACGAAGGGGCCGGTACACGTGATGCGCTCGGACTGGCCGAGCAGATCGGATTTCTGGCGATCGGCCTGCGCACCGGCGCCGGCTTCGAGCAGAGCACGGTGGCGATGCACTCCACCAAGGCGACACTCGACAGCGCGATCAGCCTGATGGCCGACGTGGCGCTGCGCCCCACCTTTGCCGAGAAGGAATTCCTCCGCCTCAAGAGCGAGCGCACCACGGGCTTGCTACAGGAACAGGATCGTGGGCCGGCCATGGCCGATCGCGCTTTTGCCGCGTTGGTGTACGGCGAGGCGCATCCGTATGGCCAGAACGCGATCGGCACCAAGGAGAGCACGGAGAGCCTTTCGCGCGACGACGTGCAGACTTTCTGGAAGACGTGGTACCGCCCGAACAACGCCACGCTGGTGATTGTCGGCGATCTATCGGTGGCCGAGGCGGAAGCGTTGGCGCGTCGCGCGTTCGGCTCGTGGGCGCGTGGCACGCTGCCGGCGCTCGCGGCCAAGCCTGCGCCGGCCAGTGCGGGCGGCAAGGCCACCACCATCTACATCGTGGACAAACCGAAGGCGGCGCAATCGAGCTTTCGTCTGGGCGGACTCGGCGTCGCCCGCAGCACGCCCGATTACTACCCACTGATGGTGGTGAACACGGCACTTGGCGGATCATTCACGTCACGCCTGAACAACACGCTGCGCGAGAAGAAGGGCTACACGTATGGTGCCGGATCGAGCTTCACCATGCGCAAGGAAGCCGGCCCGTTCCGTGCCAACGCCGAAGTGGTGTCGGCCAAAACCGACTCCGCGCTCATTGAATTCATGCGGGAGCTCAAGGCGATTCGTGATCCCCTGCCGGCCGATGAGCTGGCGAAGGCTAAGCGCTATCTGCAGCTCGGGTACGCCGAGAACTTCGAGTCCACCGGTGACATCGCGGCGCAGCTGTCGCAGCTCATTCCGTACGGCCTTCCGCTCACGACGCTCGGCGCGTTCAACGCCGGCATCGGATCGGTTACCGTACAATCAGCGCAGCGCGTCGCCAACAAATACCTCGACCCTGCTAAACTCACCATCGTGATAGCCGGCGATCGCGCGACCATCGAACCCACGCTCAAGGCTACCGGCATTGCGCCGGTCGAAGTGCGCGACTCACGCGGTCGTCCGGTGATCACACCGTGA
- a CDS encoding rhodanese-like domain-containing protein, which produces MRRLMGAVLVASSLATAAACRHAPPRAMPVANPANMLVTTAWLAEHQSDRDLVMLHVGSKAQYDSGHIAGARHTALDEVALPNVPGGLTLQLAGVEQLTAWAVRNGIGDRTRVIVIPHDGALQSATRVFITLAYLGAMDRISLLNGSYQAWKSESRAVTTTAPGAAPSATFTPKLRPDIIATIAQVEAATNDNTRHIVDARLTRFFNGDGGGYPRPGHIPTAVNVPLSSVSTNGYLKPIGELKTLFADAGVDQNKPVITYCHIGQQATLLWFVATMLGHDARMFDGSFQEWSGTARLPVVGPPAK; this is translated from the coding sequence ATGCGCCGCCTCATGGGTGCCGTGCTCGTGGCCTCGAGTCTCGCCACCGCCGCTGCCTGCCGTCACGCGCCGCCGCGCGCGATGCCCGTGGCGAACCCGGCTAACATGCTCGTCACGACCGCCTGGCTGGCCGAGCATCAGAGCGATCGCGATCTTGTGATGCTGCACGTGGGCAGCAAGGCGCAGTACGACAGCGGTCATATTGCCGGTGCGCGACACACGGCGCTGGATGAGGTGGCGCTGCCCAACGTGCCGGGAGGCCTCACGCTGCAGCTGGCGGGCGTGGAGCAGCTCACGGCGTGGGCCGTGCGCAACGGCATCGGCGACCGGACGCGCGTGATCGTGATCCCGCATGATGGTGCGCTGCAATCCGCCACGCGCGTGTTCATTACGCTCGCCTACCTTGGCGCGATGGATCGCATCTCGCTGCTGAACGGCAGCTATCAGGCGTGGAAGAGCGAGTCACGTGCGGTCACGACCACCGCGCCCGGTGCCGCTCCGTCGGCGACATTCACGCCGAAGTTACGCCCTGACATCATCGCGACGATCGCGCAAGTGGAAGCCGCTACGAACGACAACACGCGGCACATTGTCGACGCGCGTCTCACGCGCTTTTTCAACGGGGACGGCGGCGGATACCCGCGTCCCGGGCACATCCCGACCGCCGTGAACGTGCCGTTGTCGAGCGTGAGCACAAATGGCTACCTGAAGCCGATCGGCGAGCTGAAGACGTTGTTCGCCGACGCCGGTGTGGACCAGAACAAGCCGGTGATTACCTATTGCCACATCGGCCAGCAGGCCACGTTGCTCTGGTTCGTCGCCACGATGCTCGGGCATGATGCGCGCATGTTCGACGGATCGTTTCAGGAGTGGAGCGGCACGGCGCGGTTGCCGGTTGTGGGCCCGCCGGCCAAGTAG
- a CDS encoding ion channel translates to MSSTPPPLPREDKGDFGLGRDLSNTRGQRLLNADGTFNVRREGLSWTQGGSLCHDALTVTWGRFLGWTALAYVGINLLFAAVYLLLGNDGLSGASVDRSGGLFWRAFFFSVQTFATIGYGTIVANGIAGNLVVTVEALVGLMAQALITGLLFARFARPTMALQFSTVSVIAPFNGGTALMFRIANRRRNELIELEAQVTVTMRDTDIGGGGRRYYPLPLDRRAVSFLPTTWTLVHPIIADSPLWGMTARDLEAREAEILVLMHGTDETFATRVSSRRSYRSDEVVWGARFRNILNTTRAGGGVSVDLTQIDLYDAVDLPLPAAPHERP, encoded by the coding sequence ATGTCATCGACGCCTCCCCCGCTGCCACGCGAAGACAAGGGCGACTTCGGCCTCGGACGCGATCTGTCCAACACGCGCGGCCAGCGACTCTTGAATGCCGACGGCACGTTCAATGTTCGACGCGAGGGCCTGTCGTGGACGCAGGGTGGCAGCTTGTGTCACGATGCCCTGACGGTGACATGGGGCCGGTTTCTCGGCTGGACGGCGCTGGCATACGTTGGCATCAATTTGCTCTTCGCCGCGGTCTATCTGCTGCTCGGCAACGACGGACTCAGTGGCGCGTCGGTCGATCGCTCCGGTGGTCTGTTCTGGCGGGCATTCTTTTTCAGTGTGCAGACCTTCGCTACGATCGGATATGGGACCATTGTCGCCAATGGGATTGCGGGTAATCTCGTCGTGACGGTCGAAGCGCTGGTCGGCTTGATGGCGCAAGCGCTGATCACTGGGCTCCTGTTTGCGCGATTCGCGCGCCCGACGATGGCGCTGCAGTTCAGCACCGTGTCCGTGATCGCGCCGTTCAACGGCGGGACGGCACTCATGTTTCGCATTGCCAACCGTCGCCGGAACGAATTGATCGAGCTTGAAGCGCAAGTGACCGTGACGATGCGCGATACCGACATCGGTGGCGGAGGCCGTCGCTACTATCCGCTGCCGCTTGACCGCCGTGCCGTCAGCTTCTTGCCGACGACGTGGACGCTGGTCCACCCCATCATCGCCGACAGTCCGCTGTGGGGAATGACGGCGCGTGATCTGGAGGCGCGGGAGGCGGAGATCCTCGTGCTCATGCACGGCACCGATGAAACGTTCGCCACGCGGGTCTCGTCACGTCGGTCGTATCGCAGCGACGAGGTGGTGTGGGGCGCCAGGTTTCGCAACATTCTGAATACGACACGCGCCGGCGGCGGCGTCTCCGTCGACCTGACGCAAATCGATCTGTACGACGCGGTCGACCTTCCGTTGCCGGCCGCGCCGCACGAACGCCCCTGA
- a CDS encoding serine hydrolase, translating to MTRSSRIPMAAMLSLSALATPTLEAQAPTAAQFERAVAYAARTDGQAVVVMHRGRIVHERYLGDGSASKSMMLASGSKSFVGVATIAAVADGLLRLDQPVADVLPEWKRDPRKSRVTVRQLLSLESGIVTGNPGTGCGGPRSTWADAVAAPSLVEAGTRFRYGPYPFSTMGAALERVNPREPFDAYLERRVLTPLGVKVEWRLTCGDGKPQLAGGAAMTARDWATFGEMIRRGGMHGTTRILPAELVAQLFRPSSVNPAYGMSWWLRGAAFQTNPAMGATGVGVGDDDTASGAGSRVPARGRVLERLKQRAAARRGAGGTGRGGDAEFRAVGAEWLPGDLVMAVGAGKQRLYLIPSQELVIVRVGPVRGGRTFNDSELLNALLR from the coding sequence ATGACACGTTCCTCACGAATCCCCATGGCTGCGATGCTGTCGCTCTCGGCACTCGCCACTCCGACGCTCGAGGCACAGGCACCCACTGCGGCCCAGTTCGAACGGGCGGTCGCGTATGCCGCGCGCACCGATGGTCAGGCGGTCGTGGTGATGCATCGCGGACGCATTGTTCACGAGCGATACCTCGGCGATGGCAGCGCATCGAAATCGATGATGCTCGCCAGTGGCAGCAAGAGCTTTGTGGGCGTGGCGACGATCGCTGCGGTTGCGGACGGCTTGCTGCGGCTCGACCAACCGGTTGCCGACGTGCTGCCGGAGTGGAAGCGCGATCCGCGCAAGTCACGCGTGACGGTGCGCCAACTGCTTTCGCTCGAGAGCGGCATCGTGACCGGTAACCCGGGCACGGGCTGCGGGGGCCCGCGTAGCACCTGGGCCGACGCGGTCGCGGCCCCATCGCTGGTTGAGGCTGGCACGCGGTTTCGCTACGGCCCGTATCCGTTCAGCACGATGGGTGCCGCCCTTGAGCGGGTTAATCCGCGCGAGCCGTTCGATGCCTATCTCGAACGTCGCGTGCTCACCCCGCTTGGCGTGAAGGTGGAATGGCGCCTGACGTGCGGCGACGGCAAGCCACAGCTGGCCGGCGGCGCGGCCATGACGGCACGCGACTGGGCGACGTTCGGCGAAATGATTCGCCGGGGCGGCATGCATGGCACGACGCGTATTCTGCCAGCGGAGCTCGTCGCTCAGCTATTCCGTCCGAGCTCAGTCAATCCCGCCTATGGCATGTCGTGGTGGCTGCGCGGTGCGGCGTTTCAGACCAATCCCGCCATGGGCGCCACGGGCGTCGGTGTCGGGGATGACGACACCGCGTCGGGGGCGGGATCGCGAGTACCAGCTCGCGGCCGGGTACTCGAACGGCTGAAGCAGCGCGCCGCCGCCCGACGCGGCGCCGGCGGCACCGGCCGCGGTGGTGACGCTGAGTTCCGGGCGGTCGGCGCCGAGTGGCTGCCGGGCGATCTGGTCATGGCGGTGGGGGCCGGCAAACAGCGGCTGTATCTGATCCCGTCTCAGGAGCTGGTCATTGTGCGGGTGGGACCCGTGCGGGGCGGCCGGACTTTCAACGACTCCGAGTTGTTGAACGCGCTCCTGCGGTAG
- the purE gene encoding 5-(carboxyamino)imidazole ribonucleotide mutase encodes MGSASDFDTLAPACEILAELGIPYEARVVSAHRTPDWLFEYAETAFPRGLRAIIAGAGGAAHLPGMLAAKTLVPVLGVPVVATPLNGMDALLSIVQMPAGVPVATFAIGKPGASNAALFAAQLLAANDAALRDMLAARRSNKATEALARPLAAPNAIAPNDFIPSAT; translated from the coding sequence ATGGGTAGTGCAAGCGATTTCGACACGCTCGCCCCGGCCTGCGAGATTCTCGCCGAGCTCGGTATCCCCTACGAAGCTCGGGTCGTGTCGGCGCATCGCACCCCCGACTGGCTGTTCGAGTATGCCGAGACCGCGTTCCCACGCGGCCTGCGGGCGATCATTGCCGGCGCCGGTGGCGCGGCGCACCTGCCGGGGATGCTGGCCGCCAAGACGCTGGTGCCGGTGCTTGGCGTGCCGGTCGTCGCGACGCCGCTGAACGGCATGGACGCGTTGCTGAGCATCGTGCAGATGCCGGCCGGTGTGCCGGTGGCCACCTTCGCCATCGGGAAGCCGGGCGCGTCGAATGCCGCGTTGTTTGCGGCGCAGTTGCTCGCCGCCAACGATGCCGCGTTGCGTGACATGCTCGCCGCCCGACGCAGCAACAAGGCCACCGAAGCGCTCGCGCGCCCGCTGGCGGCCCCGAACGCGATCGCCCCCAACGACTTCATTCCTTCCGCCACGTGA
- the purK gene encoding 5-(carboxyamino)imidazole ribonucleotide synthase, with product MTPILPGATIGFLGGGQLGRMTAFAARSMGYDIHVLDPDVACASRAVASRTITAPFTDIAAAVELAKACDVVTLEIEQIHPDVLDAVAAHTALRPGRAPVYIIQDRIRQKEWLQAQGFPLGAFVAAASSADVESAVREHGACIAKSTHGGYDGRGQVRLREPEQALDAWEALGSRTCLVEKMVSIDYEISVMVARRPGGEMAVYPPSRNHHTSGILTWAVIPAVIAPEMSDKAQALASAIAERIGIVGLLAVECFVTTGGDLLVNELAPRPHNTYHHSERGLATSQFEQLVRAVCDLPLGSTEVHAPSAIVNLLGEVWLQHEPPHTTHALDVQGTRLHLYGKADARGGRKMGHLSAVGESAQQALGRVLESYRRLSPETIASFDVHEPVLARSTN from the coding sequence GTGACGCCGATTCTTCCCGGAGCCACCATCGGCTTTCTCGGTGGTGGACAGTTGGGACGCATGACCGCGTTCGCGGCGCGCTCCATGGGCTACGACATCCACGTGCTCGATCCCGATGTCGCCTGTGCCTCGCGCGCCGTGGCCTCGCGCACGATTACCGCGCCCTTCACCGACATTGCAGCGGCGGTCGAGCTCGCGAAGGCGTGTGATGTCGTCACGCTTGAGATCGAGCAGATCCATCCGGATGTCCTCGATGCGGTCGCCGCGCACACCGCGCTACGGCCGGGGCGTGCGCCGGTGTACATCATTCAGGATCGCATCCGCCAGAAGGAGTGGCTGCAGGCGCAGGGCTTTCCGCTCGGTGCGTTCGTGGCCGCGGCATCGTCGGCGGACGTGGAGTCGGCGGTCCGCGAACATGGCGCGTGCATCGCCAAGTCCACGCACGGTGGTTATGACGGACGCGGTCAGGTTCGCTTGCGCGAGCCCGAGCAGGCTTTGGATGCCTGGGAGGCGCTTGGCAGTCGCACCTGCCTCGTCGAAAAGATGGTGTCGATCGACTACGAGATATCGGTGATGGTCGCGCGCCGACCTGGCGGCGAGATGGCAGTGTACCCACCGTCGCGCAATCACCACACGAGCGGCATTCTCACGTGGGCGGTGATCCCGGCCGTCATTGCGCCGGAGATGTCCGACAAGGCGCAGGCGCTGGCGTCGGCGATTGCAGAGCGCATCGGCATCGTGGGACTGCTGGCGGTCGAATGCTTCGTGACCACCGGGGGCGACCTACTGGTGAACGAACTCGCACCACGTCCGCACAACACATATCACCACAGTGAACGTGGCCTCGCCACCAGCCAATTCGAACAGCTCGTACGCGCGGTGTGCGACTTACCGTTGGGCAGCACCGAGGTGCATGCTCCGTCGGCCATCGTGAACCTGCTGGGCGAAGTCTGGCTGCAACACGAGCCGCCGCACACGACGCACGCGCTCGACGTGCAAGGCACCCGATTGCATTTGTACGGAAAGGCCGACGCGCGCGGCGGCCGCAAGATGGGCCATCTCTCCGCGGTCGGCGAGAGCGCCCAGCAGGCTCTCGGGCGCGTGCTCGAGAGCTACCGGCGTTTGTCGCCGGAAACGATCGCGAGCTTCGATGTGCACGAGCCCGTGCTCGCTCGCTCCACCAACTGA